Proteins from a genomic interval of Marmoricola sp. OAE513:
- the smc gene encoding chromosome segregation protein SMC, which translates to MYLKSLTLKGFKSFASATTLQLEPGITCIVGPNGSGKSNVVDALAWVMGEASAKSLRGGKMDDVIFAGTAGRPPLGRAEVVLTIDNSDGALPIEYAEVTISRTMFRTGGSEYAINGTPCRLLDVQELLSDSGIGREMHVIVGQGQLDTILRATPEERRGFIEEAAGVLKHRKRKEKALRKLESTEGNLTRLSDLLSEIRRQLKPLGRQAEVARRAQTVQADLRDARARLMADDLAAARASLEQELADETVLVARRAEVEADIAATREIEAALEAALREDLPALARAQETWFGLSGLRERLRGTASLAAERVRNAAVEPEIPAGRDPAELEAAAEQVRVEEAAILAEVEQNRGALEEAVTARTAAEQAFGEEERRIAGLQRAAADRREGMARLHGQVNGLRSRAAAAEEEVARLENARAEAVARAEKSEQSFTSLETRIAGLDAGEEGLDAEHEGASSQLADIEERLTKLREEAQAAEREKSALGARKEALEIGLNRKDGAGALLAATESVSGLLGSVAALLTVRPGYEAAVAAALGGAADAVAVTDVDAAITAIGHLKDSDLGRAGILLGGADVDDASWPGLGAGAVYALDVIECPADLRPALSRLLFKVAVVDDLAAAKALVAEARDVTAVTREGDVLGAHFAAGGSSSQPSLLEVQAAVDEATESLNRAGHELDRLTFALSALESEREEASHRVDVALAKLHESDAALAAVAEELGQYGSQARSAKAEASRLEQAIIAAQESHAKDLSGLAELEARLAAAEEAPEEEPDTETREALGDAARAARAHEMESRLALRTAEERARALHGRADSLVAQAQAERDARAKAIERRERLIREGAVAEAVTRGVAVVLARLEESVELASVQRTRVEQGRVGREQELVDAREKLRGLATTLDELVNSVHRDEMARTEQRMRIEQLAEKALEDLGLDADALVAEYGPDQLIPFTGEVEEGQEVPEPASYDRDEQTKRLRSAERALAQLGRINPLALEEFSALEERHKFLTEQLEDLRRTRRDLLDIVKEVDERVEQVFTEAYADVVTAFDATFARLFPGGEGQLVLTDPSDMLTTGIEVEARPPGKKVKRLSLLSGGERSLVAVAFLVALFKARPSPFYILDEVEAALDDTNLGRLLEIYEELRENSQLLVITHQKRTMEVGDALYGVSMRGDGVSAVISQRLRETESA; encoded by the coding sequence TTGTACCTGAAGAGCCTGACCCTGAAGGGGTTCAAGTCCTTCGCCTCCGCGACGACGCTCCAGCTCGAACCGGGCATCACCTGCATCGTCGGCCCGAACGGCTCCGGCAAGTCCAACGTCGTCGACGCCCTCGCCTGGGTGATGGGTGAGGCCAGCGCGAAGAGCCTGCGCGGCGGCAAGATGGACGACGTCATCTTCGCCGGCACGGCGGGACGCCCGCCCCTGGGTCGCGCCGAGGTCGTGCTCACCATCGACAACTCCGACGGTGCCCTGCCGATCGAGTACGCCGAGGTCACCATCAGCCGGACGATGTTCCGCACGGGTGGTTCGGAGTACGCGATCAACGGCACCCCGTGCCGGCTGCTCGACGTCCAGGAGCTGCTCTCGGACTCCGGCATCGGCCGCGAGATGCACGTCATCGTCGGGCAGGGTCAGCTCGACACGATCCTGCGCGCCACCCCGGAGGAGCGGCGCGGGTTCATCGAGGAGGCGGCCGGCGTCCTCAAGCACCGCAAGCGCAAGGAGAAGGCGCTGCGCAAGCTGGAGTCCACGGAGGGGAACCTGACCCGGCTCTCCGACCTGCTCAGCGAGATCCGTCGTCAGCTCAAGCCGCTCGGTCGGCAGGCCGAGGTGGCCCGTCGTGCGCAGACGGTCCAGGCCGACCTGCGCGACGCCCGCGCCCGCCTGATGGCCGACGACCTGGCCGCGGCCCGCGCGTCGCTCGAGCAGGAGCTCGCCGACGAGACGGTGCTGGTCGCCAGGCGCGCCGAGGTCGAGGCGGACATCGCCGCGACCCGCGAGATCGAGGCGGCGCTCGAGGCGGCCCTGCGCGAGGACCTGCCCGCGCTCGCGCGCGCCCAGGAGACCTGGTTCGGGCTCTCCGGCCTCCGTGAGCGCTTGCGCGGTACGGCGAGCCTCGCCGCTGAGCGGGTGCGCAACGCCGCCGTGGAGCCCGAGATCCCCGCCGGTCGGGACCCGGCCGAGCTCGAGGCTGCCGCCGAGCAGGTGCGCGTCGAGGAGGCAGCGATCCTCGCCGAGGTCGAGCAGAACCGCGGAGCCCTGGAGGAGGCCGTCACCGCCCGGACCGCTGCCGAGCAGGCGTTCGGCGAGGAGGAGCGTCGGATCGCCGGCCTCCAGCGCGCTGCCGCCGACCGTCGCGAGGGCATGGCGCGCCTGCACGGCCAGGTCAACGGCTTGCGGAGCCGTGCCGCCGCGGCCGAGGAGGAGGTCGCGCGGCTCGAGAACGCCCGCGCCGAGGCCGTCGCCCGCGCCGAGAAGTCCGAGCAGAGCTTCACCTCCCTGGAGACCCGGATCGCCGGCCTCGACGCCGGCGAGGAGGGACTGGACGCCGAGCACGAGGGTGCCAGCAGCCAGCTGGCCGACATCGAGGAACGCCTGACCAAGCTGCGCGAGGAGGCCCAGGCCGCCGAGCGCGAGAAGAGCGCCCTGGGCGCCCGCAAGGAAGCCCTCGAGATCGGTCTCAACCGCAAGGACGGGGCAGGCGCCCTGCTGGCTGCTACCGAGTCGGTCTCCGGCCTGCTGGGTTCGGTCGCCGCGCTGCTGACCGTGCGCCCGGGTTACGAGGCCGCGGTCGCCGCCGCGCTCGGCGGCGCTGCTGACGCGGTCGCCGTGACCGATGTCGACGCGGCGATCACGGCCATCGGACACCTCAAGGACTCCGACCTCGGACGGGCCGGCATCCTGCTCGGGGGTGCCGACGTCGACGACGCGTCCTGGCCCGGCCTCGGTGCCGGAGCCGTCTACGCGCTCGACGTGATCGAGTGTCCCGCGGACCTGCGTCCGGCGCTGTCGCGGCTGCTGTTCAAGGTCGCCGTGGTCGACGACCTCGCCGCGGCCAAGGCCCTGGTCGCCGAGGCCCGCGACGTCACGGCGGTCACCCGCGAGGGCGACGTGCTCGGTGCCCACTTCGCCGCCGGCGGCTCCTCGAGCCAGCCGAGCCTCCTCGAGGTCCAGGCCGCCGTGGACGAGGCGACCGAGTCGCTGAACCGCGCCGGTCACGAGCTGGACCGGCTCACCTTCGCGCTGAGCGCGCTGGAGTCCGAGCGCGAGGAGGCCTCGCACCGTGTGGACGTCGCGCTCGCCAAGCTGCACGAGTCGGACGCCGCGCTCGCCGCGGTGGCCGAGGAGCTCGGTCAGTACGGGTCGCAGGCACGGTCGGCCAAGGCTGAGGCCAGCCGCCTCGAGCAGGCGATCATCGCCGCGCAGGAGTCGCACGCCAAGGACCTCTCCGGCCTCGCCGAGCTCGAAGCACGGCTCGCGGCCGCCGAGGAGGCTCCCGAGGAGGAGCCGGACACCGAGACCCGCGAAGCGCTGGGCGACGCCGCGCGCGCCGCCCGGGCCCACGAGATGGAGTCGCGCCTGGCGCTGCGCACCGCCGAGGAGCGCGCCCGCGCGCTGCACGGCCGGGCCGACAGCCTGGTCGCCCAGGCGCAGGCCGAGCGCGATGCCCGGGCGAAGGCGATCGAGCGTCGCGAGCGGCTGATCCGTGAGGGCGCCGTCGCCGAGGCGGTCACCCGCGGTGTCGCGGTCGTCCTGGCCCGTCTGGAGGAGTCCGTCGAGCTCGCGTCGGTCCAGCGCACCCGCGTCGAGCAGGGTCGCGTCGGACGTGAGCAGGAGCTCGTGGACGCCCGCGAGAAGCTGCGCGGCCTGGCCACCACGTTGGACGAGCTGGTCAACTCGGTGCACCGCGACGAGATGGCGCGCACCGAGCAGCGCATGCGGATCGAGCAGCTCGCGGAGAAGGCGCTGGAGGACCTCGGCCTGGATGCCGACGCCCTGGTCGCCGAGTACGGACCGGACCAGCTGATCCCCTTCACGGGCGAGGTCGAGGAGGGCCAGGAGGTCCCCGAGCCGGCGTCGTACGACCGGGACGAGCAGACCAAGCGACTCCGGTCCGCCGAGCGGGCGCTGGCGCAGCTCGGTCGGATCAACCCGTTGGCGCTCGAGGAGTTCTCGGCGCTCGAGGAGCGGCACAAGTTCCTCACCGAGCAGCTCGAGGACCTCCGGCGTACCCGGCGCGACCTGCTGGACATCGTCAAGGAGGTCGACGAGCGCGTCGAGCAGGTCTTCACCGAGGCGTACGCCGACGTGGTCACGGCGTTCGACGCGACGTTCGCGCGGCTCTTCCCCGGGGGTGAGGGCCAGCTGGTGCTCACCGACCCGAGCGACATGCTCACCACCGGCATCGAGGTCGAGGCCCGCCCGCCGGGCAAGAAGGTCAAGCGGCTCTCGCTGCTGTCGGGAGGCGAGCGCTCGCTGGTGGCGGTGGCCTTCCTGGTCGCCCTCTTCAAGGCCCGGCCGTCGCCGTTCTACATCCTCGACGAGGTCGAGGCCGCGCTGGACGACACCAACCTCGGCCGCCTGCTGGAGATCTACGAGGAGCTGCGCGAGAACAGCCAGCTGCTGGTGATCACCCACCAGAAGCGGACCATGGAGGTCGGTGACGCTCTGTACGGCGTCTCGATGCGGGGTGACGGCGTCTCCGCCGTGATCAGCCAGCGCCTGCGCGAGACCGAGAGCGCATGA
- the mutM gene encoding bifunctional DNA-formamidopyrimidine glycosylase/DNA-(apurinic or apyrimidinic site) lyase — MPELPEVEVVRRGLEAHVLDRRISAVEVLHPRPVRRHLPGPADFAATLTGRTFTAARRRGKYLWLPLDSGDALLGHLGMSGQMLVQPRGAEDERHLRVRFSFEGRDAPELRFVDQRMFGGLSFAPGGAELPVELEHIARDPLDELFDDAAFVARARRSASGIKRILLNQTVISGVGNIYADEALWLAGLHGERRGDRLRVVDVERVLAGARTVMLAALGQGGTSFDALYVNVNGESGYFDRSLEVYGQEGRPCSRCGTAITRVHFMNRSSFFCPRCQPAPRGRAGSVRPR, encoded by the coding sequence GTGCCCGAGCTGCCCGAGGTCGAGGTCGTCCGCCGTGGCCTCGAGGCGCACGTGCTGGACCGCCGGATCTCCGCGGTCGAGGTGCTGCACCCACGCCCGGTACGCCGGCACCTGCCCGGCCCAGCGGACTTCGCCGCGACCCTGACCGGTCGGACCTTCACCGCGGCTCGGCGGCGGGGCAAGTACCTCTGGTTGCCCCTGGACTCCGGTGACGCGCTCCTCGGCCATCTCGGCATGAGCGGTCAGATGCTGGTCCAGCCCCGAGGCGCCGAGGACGAGCGGCACCTTCGGGTCCGGTTCAGCTTCGAGGGTCGGGACGCGCCGGAGCTGCGGTTCGTCGACCAGCGGATGTTCGGCGGTCTGTCGTTCGCTCCCGGGGGAGCCGAGCTCCCGGTCGAGCTCGAGCACATCGCCCGGGACCCGCTCGACGAGCTGTTCGACGACGCGGCGTTCGTGGCCCGCGCCCGGCGCAGCGCCTCGGGCATCAAGCGGATCCTGCTCAACCAGACGGTGATCTCGGGCGTCGGGAACATCTACGCCGACGAGGCGCTCTGGCTGGCCGGGCTGCACGGCGAACGCCGCGGCGACCGGCTGCGCGTCGTCGACGTCGAGCGCGTGCTCGCCGGCGCGCGCACCGTCATGCTGGCCGCCCTGGGGCAGGGGGGCACCTCCTTCGACGCGCTGTACGTGAACGTGAACGGCGAGAGCGGGTACTTCGACCGGTCGCTGGAGGTCTACGGGCAGGAGGGCCGGCCCTGCTCGCGCTGCGGCACCGCCATCACCCGGGTGCACTTCATGAACCGGTCGTCCTTCTTCTGCCCGCGGTGCCAGCCCGCTCCCCGGGGCCGGGCAGGTTCGGTGCGCCCGCGCTGA
- the rnc gene encoding ribonuclease III — protein MRSSLGDPVLSPELLELALTHRSFAYENGGLPTNERLEFLGDSVLGVVITETLYRTHPDLSEGRLAKLRAAVVNARALADVARTIGLGPYVRLGKGEESTGGHDKASILADTVEAVIGATFLSGGHDAAEKLVHLLFDPLLEAAAALGAGLDWKTSLQEFCAEHDLGVPMYLIEDDGPDHMKTFTAQVRVANRLHGHGVGRSKKEAEQQAAESAYATLVSELPAESSADVPATDGADA, from the coding sequence CTGCGCAGTTCGCTCGGTGACCCCGTACTGAGTCCCGAGCTGCTGGAGCTCGCCCTCACGCACCGCTCGTTCGCGTACGAGAACGGTGGCTTGCCGACCAACGAGCGCCTGGAGTTCCTGGGGGACTCCGTGCTCGGCGTCGTCATCACCGAGACCCTCTACCGCACCCACCCGGACCTCTCCGAGGGCCGGCTGGCCAAGTTGCGCGCAGCCGTGGTCAACGCCCGCGCACTGGCCGACGTGGCCCGCACCATCGGGTTGGGCCCCTACGTGCGCCTCGGCAAGGGTGAGGAGTCGACCGGCGGGCACGACAAGGCCTCGATCCTGGCGGACACCGTCGAGGCGGTCATCGGGGCGACCTTCCTGTCCGGCGGCCACGACGCCGCCGAGAAGCTCGTGCACCTGCTCTTCGACCCGCTCCTGGAAGCGGCTGCTGCGCTCGGCGCCGGCCTCGACTGGAAGACCAGCCTCCAGGAGTTCTGCGCCGAGCACGACCTCGGTGTTCCGATGTACCTGATCGAGGACGACGGTCCCGACCACATGAAGACCTTCACGGCCCAGGTCCGCGTGGCCAACCGGCTGCACGGCCACGGTGTCGGCCGGTCGAAGAAGGAAGCCGAGCAGCAGGCTGCCGAGTCGGCGTACGCGACGCTCGTCTCCGAGCTGCCTGCCGAGTCGTCGGCCGACGTGCCGGCGACCGACGGCGCCGACGCCTGA
- the rpmF gene encoding 50S ribosomal protein L32: MAVPKRKMSRSNTRHRRSAWKTVAPSLVTCSNPACGSKHLPHRACPECGQYGAKADRRQVL, encoded by the coding sequence GTGGCTGTTCCGAAGCGGAAGATGTCGCGCAGCAACACGCGCCACCGTCGTTCGGCCTGGAAGACCGTCGCCCCGTCGCTGGTGACGTGCAGCAACCCGGCCTGCGGCTCGAAGCACCTGCCGCACCGCGCGTGCCCCGAGTGCGGTCAGTACGGCGCCAAGGCCGACCGCCGCCAGGTCCTCTGA
- a CDS encoding YceD family protein, with translation MLDTRELGRRPGSQRTVTLTAEAPAELGIEILGVPEGSEVSFDLRLEAVMEGVLVSGTASAELEGECARCLEPIEDEVTIDIQELFLYDDSQDGHSSSDEEADEETDVRRTEGDLIDLEPLLRDAVVLALPFQPLCQDDCPGLCAECGARLADDPDHRHEEPVDIRWAALQDAVLPDGESDEK, from the coding sequence GTGCTCGATACACGCGAGCTCGGCCGCCGCCCGGGGTCCCAGCGCACGGTGACTCTCACCGCGGAGGCTCCTGCAGAGCTGGGTATCGAAATCCTGGGCGTGCCCGAGGGTTCGGAGGTCAGCTTTGACCTGCGGCTCGAGGCGGTCATGGAGGGAGTGCTCGTCAGCGGGACGGCGTCAGCCGAGCTCGAGGGTGAGTGCGCACGGTGCCTGGAACCGATCGAGGACGAGGTCACGATCGACATCCAGGAGCTGTTCCTCTACGACGACTCCCAAGACGGTCACTCGTCGAGCGACGAGGAAGCCGACGAGGAGACCGATGTCCGTCGGACCGAGGGCGATCTGATCGACCTCGAGCCGCTCCTGCGGGACGCGGTGGTGCTCGCACTGCCGTTCCAGCCGTTGTGCCAGGACGACTGTCCGGGACTGTGCGCCGAGTGCGGTGCTCGCCTGGCGGACGACCCGGACCACCGGCACGAGGAGCCGGTCGACATCCGGTGGGCGGCCCTGCAGGACGCAGTGCTTCCCGACGGGGAGTCCGACGAGAAGTAG
- the coaD gene encoding pantetheine-phosphate adenylyltransferase: protein MRKAVCPGSFDPVTNGHLDIIARTSDLFDEVVVAIGVNKSKASARLFTAEERMEMIREAIAPYGNVTVAGFEGLLTTFCEQNGIKAIVKGLRAVSDFDYELQMAQMNSSLAPTVETVFVPTSPEYSFLASSLVKEVATFGGDVSALVPPFVLERLTARLAARRAAAEGA from the coding sequence GTGCGGAAAGCGGTCTGCCCGGGGTCGTTCGACCCGGTCACCAACGGCCACCTCGACATCATCGCGCGCACCTCGGACCTCTTCGACGAGGTCGTCGTCGCGATCGGGGTGAACAAGTCGAAGGCCAGTGCCCGGCTGTTCACCGCCGAGGAGCGGATGGAGATGATCCGCGAGGCGATCGCACCGTACGGCAACGTCACCGTGGCCGGTTTCGAGGGTCTGCTGACCACCTTCTGCGAGCAGAACGGCATCAAGGCGATCGTCAAAGGACTGCGCGCGGTCAGCGACTTCGACTACGAGCTGCAGATGGCCCAGATGAACTCCTCGCTGGCGCCGACCGTGGAGACCGTGTTCGTGCCGACCAGCCCCGAGTACTCGTTCCTGGCGTCCTCGCTCGTCAAGGAGGTGGCGACCTTCGGTGGTGACGTCTCCGCGCTGGTGCCGCCGTTCGTGCTGGAGCGCCTGACCGCGCGGCTCGCCGCGAGGCGTGCCGCCGCCGAGGGGGCCTGA
- the rsmD gene encoding 16S rRNA (guanine(966)-N(2))-methyltransferase RsmD, with amino-acid sequence MTRIIAGTAKGRRVRTPAGDVTRPTSDRVREALFSALEAQFGSLHGLRVLDLYAGSGAVGLEAASRGATAVLAVESDRRTAALIAENARTLGLAVEVSAHPVERVLTAPAREPFDVVFLDPPYPLPAEAVTEALGLLATGGWLSEGAAVVVERSRRSVEPAWPDGLGTARQKKYGETVLWYLRRPEATEE; translated from the coding sequence ATGACACGCATCATCGCGGGCACGGCGAAGGGTCGCCGGGTCCGGACGCCTGCGGGGGACGTCACCCGCCCGACCTCGGACCGGGTCCGGGAGGCGCTGTTCTCCGCGCTGGAGGCCCAGTTCGGTTCGCTGCACGGACTGCGCGTCCTCGACCTGTACGCCGGCTCCGGCGCCGTCGGGCTGGAGGCGGCTTCCCGCGGGGCGACCGCCGTGCTGGCGGTGGAGTCGGACCGGCGCACCGCGGCCCTGATCGCCGAGAACGCCCGCACCCTCGGGCTCGCCGTCGAGGTCAGCGCGCATCCCGTCGAGCGGGTGCTGACCGCTCCGGCCCGAGAACCGTTCGACGTCGTGTTCCTCGACCCGCCGTACCCGCTGCCCGCGGAGGCCGTGACCGAGGCGCTCGGTCTGCTGGCGACCGGAGGCTGGCTCTCGGAGGGCGCCGCTGTCGTGGTGGAGCGGTCCCGGCGTAGCGTTGAGCCTGCGTGGCCGGACGGACTCGGGACCGCGAGGCAGAAGAAGTACGGCGAGACGGTGCTTTGGTACCTTCGCCGCCCCGAAGCAACGGAGGAGTAG
- a CDS encoding ATP-dependent DNA helicase RecG, producing the protein MKVSWESALTTIGGKKAADVVKETGYETVGDLLGHYPRSYVEKGRLSDLGQLQEGDMLSLVGEIVSSAQKTYQDRRTRKTAYRQEVLVKAEDGTLRMTFFDRAHHTARWRAEQLAAGKIGMFSGKLKWFNGHWELNNPNSRMYGDDADDAADAFAKMPELIPIYPVTGKVDSWQLEELIGLALELVDDIPDTLPAAVRAERELLSADQALRWIHRPDNHGELGAARKRLKYDEAFTTQMVLARRRANHRAEPAVPRPLRTDGILDAFDTRLPFTLTAGQERVGDEVADELASDHPMHRLLQGEVGSGKTLVALRAMLQVVDAGGQAALLAPTEVLAQQHFRSMASMLGDLAEGGTLGSLLGGAEQATRLALLTGSMSTAARRQAMLDAASGEAGIVIGTHALLEEKVQFFDLGLVVVDEQHRFGVEQRAALTGKAGTPPHVLVMTATPIPRTVAMTVFGDLDTSTLSELPAGRGEVQTSVVPVQVQPAWLDRAWSRIREEVAQGRQAYVVCARIGDEPPPEDGPDLFAVEDLAPDLASGPLAGLRVEMLHGRMTPEDKDRVMQSFASGLVDVLVSTTVIEVGVDVPNSTVMVILDAERFGVSQLHQLRGRIGRGGHSGLCLLVTSAAPDSPSMERLTAVAGTRDGFELSRIDLEQRREGNVLGVEQSGRRSALRLLSVLTDEDVIVAAREAATAYLASDPDLDGTPALKRAVEILEFSERAEFLDKG; encoded by the coding sequence GTGAAGGTCAGCTGGGAGTCGGCCCTCACGACGATCGGGGGCAAGAAGGCCGCCGACGTCGTCAAGGAGACCGGCTACGAGACGGTCGGCGACCTGCTCGGCCACTACCCGCGCAGCTACGTCGAGAAGGGTCGCCTTAGCGACCTCGGCCAGCTGCAGGAGGGCGACATGCTCTCGCTGGTCGGCGAGATCGTGTCCTCGGCGCAGAAGACCTACCAGGACCGGCGGACCCGGAAGACGGCGTACCGGCAGGAGGTGCTGGTCAAGGCCGAGGACGGCACCCTGCGGATGACGTTCTTCGACCGCGCGCACCACACCGCTCGGTGGCGGGCCGAGCAGCTGGCGGCCGGGAAGATCGGGATGTTCTCCGGCAAGCTCAAGTGGTTCAACGGGCACTGGGAGCTGAACAACCCGAACTCGCGGATGTACGGCGACGACGCCGACGACGCGGCGGACGCCTTCGCGAAGATGCCCGAGCTGATCCCGATCTACCCGGTGACCGGCAAGGTCGACAGCTGGCAGCTCGAGGAGCTCATCGGCCTGGCGCTCGAGCTGGTCGACGACATCCCGGACACCCTGCCCGCAGCGGTCCGGGCCGAGCGGGAGCTGCTCTCGGCCGACCAGGCGCTGCGCTGGATCCACCGACCCGACAACCACGGAGAGCTCGGAGCCGCCCGCAAGCGGCTCAAGTACGACGAGGCGTTCACCACCCAGATGGTGCTCGCGAGGCGTCGTGCGAACCACCGCGCCGAACCGGCCGTGCCGCGTCCGCTGCGCACCGACGGGATCCTGGACGCGTTCGACACGCGGCTGCCGTTCACCCTGACGGCCGGCCAGGAGCGGGTCGGGGACGAGGTCGCCGACGAGCTCGCCTCGGACCACCCGATGCACCGACTGCTCCAGGGCGAGGTCGGCTCCGGCAAGACGCTGGTCGCGCTCCGGGCGATGCTGCAGGTCGTCGATGCCGGAGGACAGGCAGCCCTGCTCGCGCCCACCGAGGTCCTGGCCCAGCAGCACTTCCGCTCGATGGCCTCGATGCTCGGCGACCTCGCCGAGGGCGGCACGCTCGGCAGTCTTCTGGGCGGTGCCGAGCAGGCGACCCGGCTGGCACTGCTCACCGGGTCGATGAGCACGGCCGCGCGCCGCCAGGCGATGCTCGACGCGGCCAGCGGGGAGGCCGGCATCGTGATCGGGACGCACGCGCTGCTCGAGGAGAAGGTCCAGTTCTTCGACCTCGGCCTCGTCGTCGTCGACGAGCAGCACCGCTTCGGCGTCGAGCAGCGTGCGGCCCTGACCGGTAAGGCGGGGACCCCGCCGCACGTCCTGGTGATGACCGCGACGCCGATCCCGCGGACCGTGGCGATGACGGTCTTCGGTGACCTCGACACCTCCACGCTCTCCGAGCTGCCGGCCGGTCGTGGCGAGGTGCAGACCAGCGTGGTTCCGGTGCAGGTGCAACCGGCCTGGCTCGACCGCGCCTGGAGCCGGATCCGCGAGGAGGTGGCCCAGGGACGGCAGGCCTACGTGGTCTGTGCCCGGATCGGTGACGAGCCGCCGCCCGAGGACGGTCCGGACCTGTTCGCCGTGGAGGACCTCGCCCCCGACCTGGCGAGCGGACCGCTCGCGGGCCTGCGGGTGGAGATGCTGCACGGCCGGATGACCCCGGAGGACAAGGACCGTGTCATGCAGTCCTTCGCCTCGGGCCTGGTCGACGTCCTGGTCTCCACGACGGTGATCGAGGTCGGCGTCGACGTCCCGAACTCCACGGTCATGGTGATCCTCGACGCCGAGCGCTTCGGCGTCTCACAGCTGCACCAGCTCCGCGGCCGGATCGGCCGCGGAGGCCACTCCGGTCTCTGCCTCCTCGTCACCAGCGCGGCGCCGGACTCGCCGAGCATGGAACGCCTCACCGCGGTCGCCGGCACCCGCGACGGTTTCGAGCTCTCCCGGATCGATCTGGAGCAGCGGCGCGAGGGCAACGTCCTCGGTGTCGAGCAGAGCGGCCGACGCTCAGCGCTGCGGCTGCTGTCGGTCCTCACCGACGAGGACGTGATCGTGGCGGCGCGCGAGGCCGCGACGGCGTACCTGGCCTCCGACCCCGACCTGGACGGTACGCCGGCGCTGAAGCGCGCCGTGGAGATCCTGGAGTTCTCCGAGCGCGCCGAGTTCCTGGACAAGGGGTGA